In Vibrio diazotrophicus, the following proteins share a genomic window:
- a CDS encoding TIGR03503 family protein — MLRIGIALLGLLLSLNTFASRESSLSLLDNRFRVDPTITQITFVIYREQGSQPVVLVRPDGRKYYATKNPDSVRWYQEPTMDIISIDNPMPGPWQAIGKVSPKNNVKLISHLQLTSDTFPTRIYQGEEMKFTARLTSDGKPLLLKDFLERVNLKVTFRKYIEDEENLVKEARPVPTVIGEFADDGRDLDEKPGDGVFTVKLNITPEPGKYRVRITSGNGVFLRALEQEVLVYPSPLTSSFIQSRVANEPHQVVISGEQGMIEPGSLAAHIRHQSPDNKEFLVEGIAEPESLKMTLTVPYDGDLGNYAWEGGVYATDLASKRPLYFPIKESTYSVVQELDLEQARLMQEEEAEQRRKIAQEEMLQKIREERRTQYIIYIAIGNVIVIILALIGWFFMRKFKARKEMLPEMQLNMPKK; from the coding sequence ATGTTGAGGATTGGAATTGCTCTTTTGGGGCTCCTCTTGAGTTTGAATACTTTCGCTAGCCGTGAATCCTCACTTTCTTTGTTAGATAACCGATTTCGTGTTGATCCTACTATTACTCAAATAACGTTTGTCATTTACCGTGAGCAAGGTTCTCAGCCAGTAGTGTTGGTGCGCCCTGATGGTAGAAAGTATTACGCGACAAAAAATCCAGATAGTGTGCGTTGGTATCAAGAACCAACGATGGACATTATTTCTATCGACAACCCAATGCCAGGGCCTTGGCAAGCAATAGGTAAAGTGTCGCCTAAAAACAACGTAAAGCTTATTTCACATCTACAGCTGACCTCAGATACCTTTCCAACCCGAATTTATCAAGGCGAGGAAATGAAGTTCACGGCTCGCTTAACCTCAGATGGCAAACCTTTACTGCTCAAAGATTTCCTTGAAAGAGTGAATCTCAAAGTCACTTTTCGTAAATATATTGAAGATGAAGAGAACTTAGTAAAAGAGGCGCGACCTGTACCAACCGTGATTGGTGAGTTTGCTGATGATGGGCGAGATTTGGATGAAAAGCCCGGAGATGGCGTTTTTACGGTTAAGCTCAATATTACGCCGGAACCTGGCAAATATCGGGTGCGAATTACTTCTGGTAATGGTGTGTTTTTACGAGCGCTTGAACAGGAAGTGTTGGTATACCCATCGCCACTTACTTCGAGCTTTATTCAGTCGCGTGTCGCGAACGAACCTCATCAGGTTGTGATCAGTGGTGAACAGGGGATGATCGAGCCCGGCTCACTTGCTGCGCACATTCGCCATCAATCGCCTGATAATAAAGAGTTTCTTGTTGAAGGTATTGCCGAGCCTGAATCATTAAAGATGACGCTTACGGTTCCCTATGATGGAGATTTAGGTAACTACGCGTGGGAAGGTGGTGTTTATGCGACCGATCTGGCTTCTAAGCGCCCGCTTTATTTTCCGATTAAAGAGAGCACTTACAGTGTGGTTCAAGAGCTCGATCTTGAACAAGCTCGCTTGATGCAGGAGGAGGAAGCAGAGCAGCGCCGTAAAATCGCTCAAGAAGAGATGCTACAAAAGATTCGTGAAGAACGACGTACTCAATACATTATTTATATCGCCATCGGTAACGTGATTGTGATTATTCTGGCGCTGATAGGTTGGTTCTTTATGCGTAAGTTTAAAGCTCGTAAGGAAATGCTTCCTGAAATGCAGCTCAACATGCCAAAGAAATAA
- the dnaQ gene encoding DNA polymerase III subunit epsilon — protein MNTSSNSEYDRIVVLDTETTGMNLEGGPHYEGHRIIEIGAVEIVNRKLTGRHFHVYLKPDRPIQDEAVEVHGITDEFLVDKPEYRDVHEEFLEFIKDTELVAHNAPFDVGFMDYEFSKLAGCSLKTAQICKITDTLAMAKKIFPGKRNNLDILCERYGIDNSHRTLHGALLDAEILADVYLLMTGGQTSLQFNAGSQTDGENGAGLIKRVESGRKALKVLMATADEIEAHQERLDLVAKSGSCLWRQ, from the coding sequence ATGAATACTAGCAGCAATTCTGAATACGACCGCATTGTGGTTCTCGATACCGAAACCACGGGTATGAACCTAGAAGGCGGTCCACATTACGAAGGTCACCGAATCATTGAAATCGGTGCGGTGGAGATCGTCAATCGAAAACTCACCGGACGCCACTTTCACGTTTATCTAAAACCGGATAGACCTATTCAAGATGAAGCGGTTGAAGTTCACGGTATTACCGATGAATTCTTGGTTGATAAACCAGAATATCGTGACGTTCATGAAGAATTTCTAGAGTTTATTAAAGACACTGAATTGGTCGCACACAACGCGCCCTTCGACGTCGGTTTTATGGACTATGAATTTTCTAAGTTAGCTGGCTGTTCACTTAAAACCGCACAGATCTGCAAAATCACCGATACCCTTGCCATGGCGAAGAAAATCTTCCCCGGCAAGCGCAACAACTTGGACATTCTCTGTGAACGTTATGGCATAGATAACTCGCACCGAACGCTTCACGGCGCTTTGCTCGATGCTGAGATTCTTGCTGACGTTTATTTGTTGATGACTGGTGGGCAAACGTCACTTCAGTTTAACGCTGGCTCACAAACCGATGGCGAGAATGGTGCTGGATTGATTAAGCGAGTAGAAAGTGGACGAAAAGCGCTAAAGGTATTGATGGCTACCGCCGATGAAATAGAAGCGCATCAAGAACGTTTAGATTTAGTCGCGAAGAGTGGTTCTTGCCTTTGGCGTCAATAG
- the rnhA gene encoding ribonuclease HI, which yields MKKQVEIFTDGSCLGNPGPGGYGVVLRYKNNEKTLAKGYKLTTNNRMEMLAAVVALQTLKESCHVILTTDSQYVRQGITQWIHNWKKRNWKTSANKPVKNADLWQALDHETARHQVDWHWVKGHAGHRENEMCDELARAAAENPTEEDVGYQPE from the coding sequence ATGAAGAAACAGGTGGAAATTTTCACTGATGGATCGTGTTTAGGCAACCCAGGCCCTGGCGGTTATGGTGTTGTTCTTCGCTACAAGAACAACGAAAAGACCCTAGCAAAAGGCTATAAGCTCACCACGAACAACCGCATGGAAATGCTTGCAGCCGTTGTTGCGTTGCAAACGCTCAAAGAATCTTGCCATGTAATCCTCACCACGGACAGTCAGTACGTGCGCCAAGGTATCACCCAGTGGATCCACAACTGGAAAAAGCGCAATTGGAAAACCTCTGCCAATAAACCCGTCAAAAATGCGGATCTCTGGCAAGCGCTTGACCATGAAACGGCTCGTCACCAAGTTGACTGGCATTGGGTAAAAGGTCATGCAGGACACAGAGAAAACGAAATGTGTGACGAACTAGCACGAGCGGCAGCTGAAAACCCAACAGAAGAAGATGTAGGTTATCAGCCCGAATAA
- a CDS encoding class I SAM-dependent methyltransferase gives MKPARSEKKIEKPHSWSQLKNGQWVSESIQTRLDEWCPKLFGYHMLKLGGLSCELASCNCNIQHQVHLDKQNPLHTVIADDFDLPFFEKSIDTAILAHQLDYSSDPHRMLREVDRVLIDDGYIIITGFNPISFTGLASLMPWRKNNLPWSGRMFTPNRVKDWLGLLNYQVIECDQYALFPMQRYRTFWTWLENGRGDFGSTFCSLYFIVARKRTYPLKPIKPHWRLKRRLSPVGVNYRIKHDEN, from the coding sequence ATGAAACCAGCACGCAGCGAAAAAAAAATTGAGAAGCCTCATTCTTGGTCTCAATTGAAAAATGGTCAATGGGTTAGTGAGTCTATCCAAACACGGCTCGATGAGTGGTGCCCGAAACTCTTTGGTTATCATATGCTAAAACTGGGCGGCTTGAGTTGCGAGCTTGCCAGTTGTAACTGCAATATTCAACATCAAGTCCATTTGGACAAACAAAATCCATTGCATACAGTTATCGCCGATGATTTCGATTTGCCCTTCTTCGAAAAAAGCATCGATACAGCAATCCTTGCACATCAACTCGATTATAGTAGTGACCCGCACCGTATGTTGCGAGAAGTCGATAGAGTACTGATTGATGATGGCTACATTATTATCACGGGATTTAATCCGATCAGTTTCACGGGTCTTGCGAGCTTAATGCCGTGGCGCAAAAATAATTTGCCTTGGAGCGGTCGAATGTTCACGCCAAATCGAGTCAAGGACTGGCTAGGGCTGCTGAACTATCAGGTGATTGAGTGTGACCAATATGCACTGTTTCCGATGCAAAGGTACCGCACATTCTGGACTTGGTTGGAAAATGGCAGAGGGGATTTTGGATCAACGTTTTGTAGCTTGTATTTTATTGTTGCCCGTAAGCGTACCTATCCACTTAAACCGATTAAGCCACACTGGCGCTTGAAACGGCGGCTTTCTCCTGTTGGAGTAAACTACCGCATCAAACACGATGAAAATTAG
- the gloB gene encoding hydroxyacylglutathione hydrolase: protein MLQIKSIPAFNDNYIWLIQNSDNRCAVVDPGDATPVLAYLEQHHLTLETILITHHHKDHIGGIRELAKQYPNIEIIGPSDDPVPYLTQKVTAGDQIELFDERFWVLGLPGHTLGHIGYAGDGKLFCGDVLFSGGCGRVFEGTMEQMFTSLEKILALPEETEVYCAHEYTANNIAFAIAVEPNNEQLQIYRDEVIRLRAQNKSTIPTTLRKEKWINPFLRTREASVIKSVANRTKQNDPISIFTALREWKNDF, encoded by the coding sequence ATGTTACAGATCAAAAGCATACCTGCATTTAACGATAATTACATCTGGCTGATTCAAAATAGCGACAACCGTTGCGCTGTTGTTGATCCGGGCGATGCCACGCCTGTTCTGGCTTATTTGGAACAACACCATCTCACGTTAGAAACAATATTAATTACCCACCATCATAAGGATCATATCGGCGGAATTCGCGAGCTTGCTAAGCAGTATCCGAATATCGAAATCATTGGCCCAAGTGATGACCCTGTTCCTTATTTGACCCAAAAAGTCACCGCTGGTGACCAAATTGAGTTGTTTGATGAACGTTTCTGGGTGCTGGGATTACCGGGGCATACTTTAGGTCATATTGGCTATGCTGGTGATGGCAAGCTGTTTTGTGGCGATGTGCTTTTCTCTGGTGGTTGCGGACGAGTATTCGAAGGCACCATGGAACAAATGTTTACTTCGTTAGAAAAAATTCTAGCCTTACCAGAAGAGACCGAAGTGTATTGCGCTCATGAATACACCGCGAACAACATTGCTTTTGCGATTGCTGTTGAGCCAAATAACGAACAGTTACAAATTTATCGTGATGAAGTGATTCGTCTTCGAGCTCAAAACAAATCCACCATTCCGACCACGCTAAGAAAAGAGAAATGGATAAACCCCTTCTTGCGTACAAGAGAGGCGAGCGTAATCAAGTCGGTAGCAAATCGCACGAAACAAAATGATCCTATATCAATATTTACCGCATTACGCGAATGGAAAAACGATTTTTAG
- a CDS encoding LysM peptidoglycan-binding domain-containing protein has product MRVKTSCLLALLLAGCQLNQTAEQTTQNDVEVNTPQQQVTKKKPTVASKPVPVERVVEPVVITPQEQEDVWQRIAMQLTMGIPKQKSVDYYRTWYLKHPSHLQKVAERAQPFLYLITEKIEQRGLPLELALLPIVESAFDAFAYSHGSAAGLWQFVPATGKMYGLEQNFWYDGRRDVDASTDAALTYLTNLSKRFDGDWQHAIAAYNSGGGRVSSAIRKNKSLGKPIDFFSLDLPEETSGYVPKLLALADIIANQEKYGIQLPAIANKPVLKLVDPQEQLDLAIAAKYAGLDVKELQSYNPAYNQWATAPNGPFQLLLPVDKADTFLANAAKHRGEGMKLVRYKVKSGDSLSVIAAHHNTTTKVIQTANNLSGNAIRVGQYLMIPTSVKDEKAYVLSANNRLQKTQSIARGKYKLTHTVARGDNLWTIARKHNVSTTSLAKWNGMGPRDTLSIGQKLVIWKNNTDGAIIRTVFYKVRNGDTLSAIASKFKVKTADIVKWNDLSNNKYLKPGQNLKLYVDVTKVSV; this is encoded by the coding sequence ATGCGAGTAAAAACCAGCTGTCTGTTGGCTCTCTTATTGGCCGGGTGCCAACTTAACCAGACAGCAGAACAAACCACACAAAACGACGTTGAAGTAAACACGCCTCAACAGCAAGTCACTAAGAAAAAGCCAACGGTAGCTTCGAAACCAGTACCCGTTGAACGCGTTGTTGAACCTGTCGTGATTACGCCACAAGAACAAGAAGATGTCTGGCAGCGCATTGCCATGCAACTTACTATGGGTATTCCCAAGCAAAAATCGGTCGACTACTACCGCACTTGGTACCTGAAACATCCAAGCCATTTGCAAAAAGTGGCTGAGCGTGCACAACCATTCCTATACCTAATTACCGAGAAAATTGAGCAAAGAGGCTTACCGCTTGAGCTAGCCCTTTTGCCAATTGTAGAAAGTGCGTTTGATGCTTTTGCTTATTCACACGGTAGCGCAGCAGGTTTATGGCAGTTTGTGCCTGCAACAGGAAAAATGTACGGCCTTGAGCAGAACTTCTGGTACGACGGTCGTCGCGATGTTGATGCTTCAACCGATGCAGCTCTGACATACTTAACTAATTTAAGTAAGCGTTTCGACGGTGACTGGCAACACGCAATCGCGGCTTATAATAGTGGCGGCGGTCGAGTTTCCAGTGCTATTCGTAAGAACAAAAGCTTAGGGAAACCTATCGATTTCTTCTCACTCGATTTACCTGAAGAAACCAGCGGTTATGTGCCAAAACTACTCGCACTTGCTGACATCATCGCTAATCAGGAAAAATACGGTATCCAACTTCCTGCCATTGCCAACAAGCCCGTGCTGAAGTTAGTTGATCCTCAGGAACAACTGGATCTTGCTATCGCGGCAAAATATGCAGGCTTGGATGTTAAAGAACTTCAAAGCTACAACCCTGCATACAATCAATGGGCTACCGCACCGAACGGTCCATTCCAACTACTTCTACCAGTCGATAAAGCAGACACCTTCCTAGCGAATGCAGCAAAGCACCGTGGAGAAGGAATGAAGTTAGTTCGATACAAAGTGAAAAGTGGCGACAGCCTAAGTGTGATTGCCGCACATCACAACACCACAACTAAAGTGATTCAGACTGCGAATAATCTTTCAGGCAACGCTATCCGAGTTGGACAATATTTAATGATTCCAACATCGGTGAAAGATGAGAAAGCGTATGTTCTGAGTGCTAATAACCGTCTGCAGAAAACCCAATCTATTGCCAGAGGCAAATACAAGCTGACTCATACTGTTGCCAGAGGTGACAACCTATGGACAATCGCTCGTAAACACAATGTGTCGACCACTTCTCTGGCTAAATGGAACGGAATGGGGCCAAGAGATACCTTGAGTATCGGGCAGAAACTGGTGATTTGGAAAAACAACACTGATGGCGCGATCATCCGCACTGTTTTCTATAAAGTGCGTAACGGCGATACACTCAGTGCAATAGCCAGCAAGTTTAAAGTGAAAACAGCAGACATAGTGAAATGGAATGACTTGTCTAATAACAAATACCTGAAACCAGGTCAGAATCTAAAACTCTATGTCGATGTCACTAAGGTTAGTGTATGA
- a CDS encoding YIP1 family protein encodes MNPSSNPLIMLVDIFRSPQDCFAALYERSAWGWQPFIVLLITPFLFWGAYFANVDFERLKAGLSAQMEATNPDLIHLLEADTLLASEIISDVMSRTLTIILLALWFNLATRQGSTKLGFWKWFAASSVVIFPAVIGDLASYASMLLKHGQVMSYAADLNSVNGLIKLPLTNPWSPFTSSFPLLLPWYIFLGYAAVITWTQIERAQAIVIATLPWVAYYGIWAITIAIS; translated from the coding sequence ATGAACCCGTCCAGTAATCCTTTAATTATGCTGGTGGATATATTCCGTTCACCTCAAGATTGCTTTGCTGCACTGTATGAAAGAAGTGCATGGGGATGGCAGCCATTTATTGTCCTGCTGATCACTCCGTTCCTATTCTGGGGAGCTTATTTCGCAAACGTCGATTTTGAAAGGCTTAAAGCTGGCTTATCCGCTCAGATGGAAGCGACGAATCCTGATCTCATTCACTTGCTGGAAGCTGATACTTTACTGGCGAGTGAAATTATCAGTGACGTTATGAGCCGAACTCTGACCATTATTCTTCTGGCGCTTTGGTTTAACCTTGCAACCCGTCAAGGCTCGACAAAATTAGGTTTCTGGAAATGGTTTGCAGCAAGCTCAGTTGTCATTTTTCCAGCCGTCATCGGCGATCTAGCCAGCTATGCAAGCATGCTGTTAAAGCATGGACAAGTAATGAGCTACGCAGCCGATCTCAACAGTGTGAATGGCTTAATTAAGCTGCCGTTAACCAACCCTTGGTCACCTTTTACCAGTTCATTCCCTCTGCTATTGCCTTGGTATATTTTCCTCGGTTATGCAGCGGTCATTACTTGGACGCAAATAGAGCGCGCTCAGGCAATCGTTATTGCTACTCTGCCTTGGGTTGCTTACTACGGTATTTGGGCTATCACTATTGCAATAAGCTAA
- a CDS encoding endonuclease/exonuclease/phosphatase family protein produces MKKRYLLLFGLLSCLAIVFSGYKLVFNIPEHPQLITVGENSVGQPLVCFQDDKALPLDQQGQLGLLVWNIYKQNREGWSAELTRLSSDAQLLLLQEASLNTGLKQWLSEQGWEGNQVNAFKVMGESAGVINLARTTPNLACGYTEMEPWLRLPKSGIYARYPLSNGQVLAVVNLHAVNFTYGTDEYQLQLQALANELSQHTGPVIVAGDFNSWSEERMTVMKQVLTSLGLNEVGFSPDNRVRFISGLALDHVFYRGLKLENAKAPESDASDHNPLLLSFSLLQ; encoded by the coding sequence ATGAAAAAGCGTTATTTGCTGTTATTTGGCTTATTGAGTTGTCTAGCGATAGTCTTCTCTGGTTATAAGCTGGTTTTTAACATTCCAGAACACCCTCAACTGATCACTGTCGGCGAAAACAGTGTCGGGCAACCATTAGTTTGTTTTCAGGACGACAAAGCTTTGCCTCTAGACCAGCAAGGTCAACTGGGCCTTCTAGTGTGGAATATCTATAAGCAGAACAGAGAGGGCTGGAGTGCTGAACTTACTCGCTTAAGTTCAGATGCGCAGTTACTACTGCTGCAAGAAGCCAGCCTTAACACAGGGTTAAAACAGTGGCTATCAGAGCAAGGGTGGGAAGGTAATCAAGTCAATGCTTTTAAAGTGATGGGGGAGTCTGCGGGAGTGATTAATCTGGCTCGGACGACACCTAACTTAGCCTGTGGTTATACAGAGATGGAACCTTGGTTACGACTTCCTAAATCGGGAATCTACGCTCGATATCCTCTCAGTAACGGGCAAGTGCTCGCGGTCGTGAATTTGCATGCTGTTAATTTCACTTATGGCACAGATGAATACCAACTTCAGTTACAGGCGTTAGCCAATGAATTGAGTCAGCATACAGGCCCTGTCATTGTTGCAGGAGACTTCAATAGCTGGAGTGAAGAGAGAATGACTGTGATGAAGCAGGTACTGACTTCTTTAGGGCTGAATGAGGTCGGTTTTTCTCCTGATAACCGAGTGCGGTTTATCAGCGGCCTAGCGTTGGACCATGTGTTTTATCGGGGCTTAAAGCTAGAAAATGCAAAAGCGCCCGAATCGGACGCTTCTGATCATAACCCTTTACTGCTTAGCTTTAGCTTATTGCAATAG
- the glnB gene encoding nitrogen regulatory protein P-II, with protein MKKIEAIIKPFKLDDVREALAEVGITGMTVSEVKGFGRQKGHTELYRGAEYMVDFLPKVKLEIVVNEDVVDQCVDTIIETAQTGKIGDGKIFITDVERVIRIRTGEEDEDAV; from the coding sequence ATGAAAAAAATTGAAGCCATTATTAAGCCATTTAAACTCGATGATGTTCGTGAAGCGTTAGCTGAAGTGGGTATTACGGGTATGACGGTATCCGAAGTCAAAGGCTTTGGTCGTCAAAAAGGTCACACGGAACTGTATCGTGGCGCTGAATACATGGTCGACTTCTTGCCAAAAGTGAAGTTGGAAATTGTTGTTAACGAAGATGTTGTTGACCAATGTGTCGATACTATTATCGAAACTGCACAAACAGGCAAAATTGGTGATGGTAAAATTTTCATTACTGATGTCGAGCGTGTTATCCGTATTCGTACTGGCGAAGAAGACGAAGACGCAGTTTAG
- a CDS encoding c-type cytochrome, which yields MNKLALSVVLGLGLLAGNAVAGDVAAGKAKSAVCAACHGADGIAVIPGYPNLKGQSEQYIVSSIKAYKAGQRTGGLAPVMQAQASMLNDADIANLAAYYASLK from the coding sequence ATGAATAAATTAGCATTGAGTGTTGTTTTAGGTCTTGGACTTCTAGCGGGTAATGCAGTCGCTGGAGATGTGGCTGCTGGTAAAGCAAAATCAGCGGTGTGTGCAGCGTGTCATGGTGCGGATGGTATTGCGGTTATTCCGGGATATCCAAACCTCAAAGGACAAAGTGAACAATACATAGTGTCTTCTATTAAAGCTTATAAAGCGGGTCAGCGTACTGGTGGACTTGCACCTGTAATGCAAGCACAAGCTTCTATGTTGAACGATGCAGATATTGCTAACTTAGCCGCTTACTATGCAAGTTTGAAGTAA
- the tilS gene encoding tRNA lysidine(34) synthetase TilS: MLDLYSHFCQQLNAYSSRRFVLALSGGVDSRVLLSLLARFRDEFGASIAAVHVHHGLSSNADHWAECCQAWCDDSAIPLTVERVHLDTQCGESIEKLARDARYAVLAKHVQANDVLLLGQHADDQIETFLLALKRGSGPKGLASMAPSAPFSNGLMLRPLLSVKRADIEAFAAKNHLTWVTDESNDDVRYERNFIRHQVTPILSQRWPSIHQAVQRSAELCAEQQALLDELLRDELVQALHYDGSLKLDTLSAKSDGVRRQIIRQWLANHQMVMPSRKHTEMIWQEVALATADANPKLKLGEREIRRFDNRLYCVEESRDISDWKSPILLEQNLPLPDGLGVLNLTQYKGEIRLPERVEDLWVSFNPEGLSACPVGRIGSRKLKKLFQEYGVPSWLRRRTPILMYQDKVVAVANLFVDRDFSGQDCTLVWDKR, translated from the coding sequence ATGCTCGATTTGTACTCTCACTTTTGCCAACAGTTGAATGCATACTCTTCCCGCCGTTTTGTACTCGCTTTGAGTGGTGGTGTTGATTCTCGTGTTCTGTTGTCGCTGCTCGCACGTTTTCGCGATGAATTCGGCGCATCAATTGCGGCGGTACATGTTCATCATGGTTTGAGCAGCAATGCAGATCATTGGGCTGAGTGTTGTCAGGCATGGTGCGATGACTCTGCTATCCCTTTGACTGTAGAACGAGTGCATCTGGATACTCAATGCGGAGAGAGTATTGAAAAGCTTGCTCGCGATGCTCGCTATGCGGTGTTAGCTAAACATGTGCAAGCGAATGATGTACTGCTTTTAGGTCAGCACGCAGATGATCAGATAGAGACTTTTTTACTCGCCCTTAAACGAGGGAGTGGGCCAAAAGGTTTGGCTTCTATGGCTCCTTCTGCGCCATTTTCAAACGGTTTGATGTTACGACCGCTATTGAGTGTCAAACGCGCTGATATAGAGGCTTTTGCGGCGAAGAATCATCTAACTTGGGTAACCGATGAAAGTAATGATGATGTTCGCTACGAGCGCAATTTCATTCGTCACCAAGTCACACCTATTCTCAGTCAGCGTTGGCCATCGATTCACCAAGCAGTTCAACGTAGTGCGGAGTTGTGTGCTGAGCAACAAGCTTTGCTTGATGAACTCTTACGAGATGAACTTGTACAAGCACTTCATTATGATGGAAGTTTGAAACTAGATACATTGAGCGCGAAAAGTGATGGTGTACGTCGGCAAATCATCCGCCAATGGTTGGCTAATCATCAAATGGTGATGCCAAGCCGTAAACATACAGAGATGATTTGGCAGGAAGTCGCTTTGGCCACTGCTGATGCTAATCCAAAACTGAAACTTGGCGAGCGAGAGATCCGCCGTTTTGATAATCGTCTATATTGTGTTGAAGAGAGTCGAGATATATCAGACTGGAAAAGCCCAATTTTGCTTGAACAAAATCTGCCATTGCCCGATGGCTTAGGTGTTTTGAATCTTACTCAGTATAAGGGTGAAATTCGACTGCCAGAAAGGGTGGAAGATTTGTGGGTGAGCTTTAATCCAGAAGGATTAAGTGCATGTCCGGTAGGAAGGATCGGCTCAAGAAAGTTGAAAAAGCTCTTTCAGGAATACGGTGTGCCGAGTTGGCTAAGACGCCGGACGCCGATACTCATGTATCAAGATAAAGTGGTTGCGGTGGCAAATTTGTTTGTTGATCGTGATTTCAGTGGGCAAGATTGCACGCTGGTTTGGGACAAGCGTTAA
- the accA gene encoding acetyl-CoA carboxylase carboxyl transferase subunit alpha, which yields MSLNFLDFEKPIAELEAKIQALRDMSRHGGNDSVDLDKEIAQLEKKSLELKKKIFGDLGAWQVAQLARHPKRPYTLDYIEHVFTEFDELAGDRAFADDKAIVGGIARLEDRPVMIIGHQKGRETREKVKRNFGMPKPEGYRKALRLMEMAERFNMPIITFIDTAGAYPGVGAEERGQSEAIAKNLKVMSGLKVPVICNVVGEGGSGGALAIGVGDYVNMLQYSTYSVISPEGCASILWRDSDKAPQAAEAMGLVAPRLKELELIDEIIEEPLGGAHRNHEETAANMKATLLRQLADLEILDTDSLLERRYQRLLSYGYC from the coding sequence ATGAGCCTAAATTTTCTAGATTTTGAAAAACCAATTGCCGAACTTGAAGCTAAAATTCAGGCACTGCGTGACATGTCTCGTCACGGTGGTAACGACTCAGTTGACCTCGACAAAGAAATTGCACAACTAGAAAAGAAAAGCTTAGAGCTGAAAAAGAAAATTTTTGGCGACTTAGGTGCATGGCAAGTAGCGCAATTGGCGCGTCATCCAAAGCGTCCTTACACGCTTGATTATATTGAACATGTCTTCACTGAGTTTGATGAACTAGCGGGTGACCGCGCTTTTGCAGATGACAAAGCTATCGTTGGTGGTATCGCTCGTTTAGAAGACCGTCCTGTGATGATTATTGGTCATCAAAAAGGTCGCGAAACTCGTGAGAAAGTAAAACGTAACTTCGGTATGCCAAAGCCTGAAGGTTACCGTAAGGCACTGCGTTTGATGGAAATGGCTGAGCGTTTTAACATGCCAATCATTACTTTTATTGACACTGCTGGTGCATACCCAGGTGTTGGTGCAGAAGAGCGTGGTCAGTCTGAAGCTATCGCTAAAAACCTCAAAGTGATGTCAGGTTTGAAAGTACCTGTTATCTGTAACGTTGTCGGTGAAGGCGGTTCTGGTGGTGCACTGGCTATCGGTGTGGGTGATTACGTAAACATGCTTCAATACTCTACGTATTCAGTAATTTCTCCAGAAGGTTGTGCATCAATCTTATGGCGTGATTCAGATAAAGCACCACAAGCTGCTGAAGCTATGGGGCTGGTTGCTCCTCGCTTGAAAGAGCTAGAACTGATTGATGAAATCATTGAAGAGCCTCTAGGTGGTGCGCATCGTAACCACGAAGAGACGGCTGCGAACATGAAAGCAACACTACTACGTCAGTTAGCGGATCTAGAAATTCTGGATACAGATTCTCTACTTGAGCGCCGCTACCAACGTCTACTGAGCTACGGTTACTGCTAA